The window ATCAACCTGTCCCGGATCGCGGAGGAGATCATCATCTGGAACACGAAGGAGTTCTCCTTCGTGACGCTGCACGACGCCTTCTCGACCGGGTCGTCGATCATGCCGCAGAAGAAGAACCCGGACATCGCGGAGCTGGCGCGCGGCAAGTCGGGCCGCCTCATCGGCAACCTGACCGGCCTGCTCGCGACCCTCAAGGCGCTGCCGCTGGCGTACAACCGGGACCTGCAGGAGGACAAGGAGCCGGTCTTCGACTCCTGCGACACCCTCGAAGTCCTGCTGCCGGCCTTCACCGGCATGATGGCCACCCTCACGGTCAACAGCGAGCGGATGGAGGAGCTGGCCCCGGCGGGCTTCTCGCTCGCGACCGACATCGCGGAGTGGCTGGTCAAGCAGGGTGTGCCGTTCCGGGTGGCGCACGAGGTGGCCGGCGAGTGCGTCAAGGTCTGCGAGGGCGAGGGCATCGAGCTCGACCAGCTGACCGACGAGCAGTTCGTGAAGATCTCGGAGCACCTGACCCCCGAGGTCCGGACCGTCCTCAACGTCAAGGGCGCCCTGGCCTCCCGCAACGGCCGCGGCGGCACCGCCCCGTCGGCCGTCGCGATCCAGCTCACCGAGCTGAAGGCCGACCTGGTCATCCAGCACGCCTGGGCGGAGCACAAGCAGTAGCCGCCCCGGCGCCCACGCCGCCCGCCGCCCTGCGGCCCGCACGCCCGCCGGATTCCCGGCCCGGGCCTGTACGTCCGCACGCGGCGGGATGCCCGGAGGGGCGGTCGGAGCCTTGTGCTCCGGCCGCCCCTCCGGCGCGTCCGCCTCCGGCTCAGTCGAGCGGGTGGTCCGGCTCGTAGTTGGTCAGGACGCAGCCCTCGACCTTGGACTTCTCCAGCCGGTACCCCGACGGGGCGGAGAAGCCGGGAATGCAGTTCAGGTACAGGAACTGCAGCTGGTAGAGGCCGTGACGGGACGAGGGGCTGTTGGTCTCGACGGCGATGTTCTCCCCGACGAGCAGCCGGCTCGCGGTCTGCTTCAGCTTGCCGTCGTCCTTGAAGTCGGCCAACTGGGCGGCCTTCGCCTTGGTCTGGAGCTGCTTCATGTCCCCGACGGTGTCGAGCCAGCTCAGGTTGCGGGCGCGCTGCGCCCCGGCGGGCTCCCCGCACAGGGCGCGGCCCGTCACGCCCCAGTCCAGGGCGTTGCCCTCCACCACCGGCGCGTAGTCGATCGACTGGATCGCGACGGCGTCGGGGTCGGTCGAGAAGTTCTTCTTGCAATCGAGGCTGTTGCCCACGAGCCCCCGCAGCTCGGCGATGCTGCCGGCGCGCGGGAGCCCGAGGCTGCCCGTCTTCGGCTGGCCCAGCTTCTCGCCCCCGCCCGCAGGATCCTGCGGGGTCTCGAGGTTCGGGCTGCCCGATCCGTCCTCGGAGCCGACGAAGTCGCTGAGGTTGCAGTGTTCGACCAGCGGCTTCTCCCGCTTGTAGCCCTTGGGGACGGGAGCGCCCGGGTTGCACGTCAGGACCCGCAGGTCGGAGCGGACCAGCGCGAGCGCCGTCTTGGTGCTCGTCGGGAACGCGACGAAGCCCTTGCCGATCAGGACCCGGCTCTCCAGCCCGTACGCGCCGTCACCGCCGTCCATCCTGTCCAGCACGTACTTCTTGTAGCCCTCCTGGAACTGCTTCATGTCCGCGGGAACGGCGATGACGATCTCGCCCTGCCGGACCTTGTCGCTGCAGACGCCCAGTTCCTTCACCGACCACTGCCCGGCCTTGGGGAAGTCACCCGCGGGCATCCGGGGGTCGCCGGGCTTGTCGCTCAGGTCGTCGCAGTTGGCGAACTGCCGCAGGTACCGCTGTGCCTCGGCGAGCGGGCCCGTGTCGGTGGCGGCGGCCGTGGACGACGCTGCAGCCGGTGCGTCCGGCTGTCCGTCCCCCTTGCACGCGGCGAGTGGGGTGAGACAAGCGAGGGCGGCGGTCGTGGCAAGGATCCGCTGAAGGCGCATGGGTCGCTTTCGTCGGTACGGTCGGGGGGCATGCGCATGCTAAGTCGCGGCTGGAGCATGATCAAAACCCTGGCCCGCGGTGCCCGTTCGCCGCTCCGCCTCACGCGGCCCAGTCCGCCAGTGCGTCGAAGTCGGTGCGGGTCAGGCCGATCTGCTCGTCGATGCGCAGCAGCAGCGTCTGCGCCGGGTGGTACTGGTCGACGTACTCGCGGTCCATGGCCGTGATGTCGTCGTCGATCCACGCGAAGGGCCGCTCGCCCGCGTACTCCAGGATGTACTGGGTCTTCCAGAAGGTGCCCCGCGGCGCCCGGCCGTGCATCACCGGCCAGTCGATGAACGGGAGCCGGGGCAGCCCCAGGTGCGGCGCTATCCAGTCGTTCGCCTCGTCCTTCCACGTGGTGGCCCAGACCAGCTCGTACGCGTCCGCCAGCGCGAGCAGCTCCGCGCCGTGGCCGTGGTTCAGCCAGACCCGCAGGGGCTTCGCGCTCTCGGCCTCGGTCCAGCCCCTCGGGCGCATCCGGTGGGTGGAGTAGCCCCCGGGGCGGCGCTGGGCCTTGGCCGCGTAGGGGTTCAGGGGTCCGTCGACGTCGATCAGCAGCAGGGGCTTCATCTCGGCATGATTCCGTTCCGGCCGCCCCTAGGGCAGCTCATTTATGAAAAGAGTGAGACGCTGATGTCTCATTTGGGGTATGCTTGTCTCATGGCCATGGATCGTGACCAGGTGCTCCGCGACGCGGCGGCCCTGCTCTCCCGCAAATCGACCGCCACGATGGACGAGGTCGCCCGAGCCGCCGGAATCGGCCGCGCGACCCTCCACCGTCACTTCGCCGGGCGCGACGCCCTCGTACGGGCCCTCGAAGAGCTCGGCATCCGGGAGTTCGAGGTGGCCTTCGACAACGCCCGCCTCGACGAGGGCACGGCGGTGGAGGCGCTCAGGCGCCTGGTCGCCGAGGCCGAGTCCAACGCCGGCCTGCTCGCCTTCCTCGTCACCGAGAACCAGCTGTTCGAAGGTGACGAGGTCAACGAGGGCTGGGCCCGGCTCGACGCCCGCGTCACCGCCCTGTTCCGGCGCGGCCAGGAAGAGGGCGACATCCGGATCGACCTGAGCCCCGCATGGCTCACCGAGGCCCTCTACGGCCTCATCGGCAGCTGCGCCTGGGCCGTCATGGACGGCCGGGTCGCCGCCAAGGACTTTCAGTACATGATCATCGAGCTGCTGCTCGGTGGCGCCCGACGGAGTGTGGAGAAATGAGCCGTACCGAACAGCTGAGCCGTCAGACGGGAGTGGAGGGCAAGAGCAGGGGGCGCTGGCTCGCGCTCTCCGTGCTCGTCCTGGCCGTGCTGCTGGTCGCGGTCGACGCCACGGTCCTCGGCCTCGCCACGCCCTCACTCAGCGAGGACCTCAAGCCCTCCGGCACCCAGCTGCTGTGGATCGGCGACATCTACTCCTTCGTCATCGCCGGACTGCTGGTGTCGATGGGCTCGCTCGGCGACCGAATAGGCCGCAAGAAGCTGCTCCTCATCGGCGCCACCGCCTTCGGCGCCGTCTCGGTCCTCAACGCCTACGCGACCAGCCCCGAGATGATGATCGTCGCCCGGGCCCTGCTCGGCGTGGCCGGCGCGACCCTGATGCCGTCCACCCTCGCGCTGATCCGCAACATCTTCCACGACCCCAAGGAGCGCAGCCTCGCCATCGGCATCTGGGGCGCCACCGCCTCGGCCGGCGCGGCCGTCGGACCGGTCGTCGGAGGAGCCCTGCTCCAGCACTTCTGGTGGGGCTCGGTCTTCCTGATCAACCTCCCCGTGATGATCGCACTGGTCCTCGTCGGCATCAAGCTGCTGCCCGAGTCCAAGAACCCGGTCGCCGGCCCCTGGGACCTGGTCAGCGTCGGTCTCTCCCTCGTCGGCGTGATCGGCGTGGTGTACGCCGTCAAGGAAGCCGCCACCCACGGCCTGACCTGGGAAGTCGCACTTTCCGCGCTGCTCGGCGCGGGCGCGCTGTACGCCTTCGTCCGCCGCCAGTTCACCCTGCCGTCCCCGCTGCTCGACATGCGGCTCTTCAAGCACCGCGGCTTCTCCGGCGCGGTCCTCGCCGACCTGCTCACCGTCTTCGGCCTCTCCGGACTGGTCTTCTTCCTCTCCCAGTTCCTGCAGCTCGTCCAGGGCCGCGACCCCCTGGAGGCGGGCCTGGCCGAACTGCCCGCCGCCATCGGCGCGGTGGCCACCGGTCTGGTCGCGGGCCGGTACGCCCGCCGGTACTCGGTACGGACCGTCGTGGCCGGCGGCCTCGCCGCCATCGGCCTGGCCCTCGCCGTCCTGACCGTGGTCCACAAGGAGAGCGGCTACCCGCTGCTCGGCGCGGCCCTGCTCTTCGTCGGCCTCGGCGCCGGCTTCTCCTTCACCGTCACCGCCGACGTGATCCTCTCCAGCGTGCCCAAGGAGCAGGCCGGTTCGGCCTCCGCCGTCTCCGAGACGGCGTACGAACTCGGCGCCGCCCTCGGCATCGCCCTGCTCGGCTCCATCGTCACCGGCGTCTACCAGGGCTTCACCGCCCCGGCCTCCGTCGCGGGCCCGGTCGCCGACGCCGCGCACGAATCCCTCGGCGGGGCCGTCGAGGCCGCCAAGGCGCTGGACCCGCACACGGCCGGGCAGATGGTGGGCGCCGCCCAGGAGGCCTTCGTGGACGGACTGCGGCTCGCCTCCGGCGTCGGCGCGGCCGTACTGCTGGCCACCGCCGCGGCCGCCTGGTTCCTGCTCAAGGGCCAGAGGCTCCAGGACGGCATCGAACACTGACGCCCCGCCGTCTTCGGCCAAGAGGTGGTGTCCCGGACGGAGTTGACAGTCCGTCGAACCGCGGGACACCATCCCGGCGATGGAGATCAACGATCTGACCCCGGCCGAGCGCCGCGTGTGGGAGGCCTTCCCGCGCGGTGACGGCGTCGACTTCCGCGAACACCCCGACGACAGCTCCGTGGACGGAGCCGGCTGGGGGCCGGAGCGCACCGTCCGGGCCGAGGTGCTGCGGGCCCTGCTGCTGGGCGCGGGCCGCGCGGAGGAGGGCCGGGTCGCCGGCCTCAAGATCAAGGGCGCCAGGATCGTCGGCAAGCTCGACCTCCGCTACGCGGTCGTCGACCACCCCATCCGGCTGCGCGACTGCTGGTTCGAGCGCAAGCCCCTGCTGTACGGGGCCCAGCTGAAGGCCCTCGTCCTCGGCTACTCCACCCTGCCCGGCCTCACCGCGGCCACCGTGCGGGTCGACGTGGTCCTGCGGCTCTCCTGCTGCCGCATCACCGGACCGGTCCGGCTGCAGGGCGCCAAGATATCCGGCGGCCTCTTCCTGCAGGGCGCGGTGGTCGGTCCCACGACGGGCGAGGAGGCGGACGAACCCCCGCTCCAGCTCAACCACGTGGAGATCGGCACGGACATCATCGCCAACGACCTGACCGTCCACGGCCAGCTGCGCCTCAACGGCGCCGTCGTCGGCGGCCAGATCAGCCTCGACAACGCCCGCCTGCTCCACCCCGGCGGCATCGCCCTGCACGCCGAGACCCTGGCCGTCGGCACGGACCTGCGGGCCCACCGCCTGGAGGCCCGCGGCATGGTCAATCTCACCGGGGCCCGGATACCCGGCCAGCTCAACCTCGCCCGCGCGGTCTTCGCCAACCCCGGCGACACCGCCCTGCGCGCCTCCAGCTGCGCCGTCGGCGAGGTGTGGCTGCGGGGCTGCGACCGGATCCAGGGCATGGTCAACCTGCGCCGCTCGCAGTTCGACATGCTGCACATACCGCCCGAGACCTGGCCCGAGCAGATCCGCATCGACGGCCTGACCTACCGCACCCTCGCCCCGCACCTGCCCGCCGAGGAGCGGCTGCCCGCCCTGGAGCGCGAGGAGTCGGGCTACCTCCCGTACGCCTACGAACAGCTCGCGGCGGCCTACCGTACGGCGGGCGACGAGGCGGCCGCCCGGACCGTCCAACTCGCCAAGCTGCGCAGGCACCGCCGCACCCTGCCCCGGCACGCCCGCGTGTGGGGGCTGCTCCAGGACGTCACCGTCGGCTACGGGTTCCGGCCGCTGCGCGCGGCGGGCTGGCTCCTGGCGCTGCTGCTGACCGGGACGATCGCCTACTGGATCGAGCGGCCGCGGCCGCTGAAGGCGGGGGAGGCACCGGACTTCAACCCGGTGTTCTATACGCTCGACCTGATGGTGCCGATCATCAGTTTCGGCCAGGAACAGGCCTTCGCGCCGACCGGCTGGCACCAATGGCTGTCGTACCTGCTGATCGTGACCGGCTGGATCCTCGCCACCACCACGGCGGCGGGCGTCAGCCGGTCACTCCAGCGGCAGTGAGGACGACGGGCGCGGGGCGCGGGCTCCGGAGCCGGAGCCGGAGCCGGAGCTACGCGGCCTTCGCCTTGGTCGCGTACATGTCGACGTACTCCTGGCCCGAGAGCCGCATGACCTCGGCCATCACCGAGTCGGTGACGGCGCGCAGGACGTACCGGTCGCGGTCCATGCCCTCGTAGCGGGAGAACTCCATCGGCTCGCCGAAGCGCACGGTGACCCGGCCCGGACGCGGCATGCCGGCGCCGCCGGGCTGGAGCTTGTCCGTGCCGATCATCGCGAACGGCACCACGGGGGCGCCGGTCATCAGGGTCAGGCGGGCGATGCCGGTGCGGCCGCGGTAGAGCCGGCCGTCGGGGGAGCGGGTGCCCTCGGGGTAGATGCCGAAGATCTTGCCCTCTTCGAGGATCCGGCGGCCGGTCATCAGGGCCGCGACGCCGCCGTTGGCCCCGTCACGGTCGACGGGGATCATGCCGGAGCCGGTGAAGAACCAGGCCATGAGCCGGCCCTTGATCCCCTTGCCCGTCACGTACTCGTCCTTGCCGATGAAGTGGACCGTGCGGTCGCACACCAGCGGAAGGATCATGGAGTCGATGAAGGTGAGATGGTTGCCCGCCAGAATCACCGGTCCGGACCCGGGGATGTTCTCGATGCCCTCCACACGGGTGCGGAACATCATGCGCATGACCGGTCCGACAGTGGCTTTGATGAGCGAGGTACGGAACAACGTGGGCCCTCCGGCATCGAAAAGCGATTCGCGCTCCCACCACACGGCGGTAGCGCAGGTGAGGACGATACTCGCGGGTCAGCTCCGAGCGCACATCGGGTTCACGTGTCGGATACGCAGTGTTGACACTCGTTTGCGCCAAGTTCCCCGGATGTGCCGCCGTCGCACCCCCCGCGGCCACCCCCGCTTGCCTACCATCGGCACGCCGATCGCGGGCCGCGAGATGCCGGAGACGTCAGAGATCCCGGGACCGCAGGCCCCTTTCACGACGAGGAGTGGCACTCATGACACAGGGTGGGGCAGCGCGGCGCACGGTCCTGGGGGCGGCCGTCCTGGCGGCGGGGACCGGAATGACCGGACTGGCGGCCGGGTCCGCATCCGCGGCCGGATCGGCGTCCGGATTCGCGTCCGGATCCGGCTCCGAGGCGAGCGGCGGGTACGGCGACGGAGGCCACCGGGACCTCCCCCACCCGACGGTCATCGGCCATCGCGGAGCCAGCGGCTACCGGCCGGAGCACACGCTCGGCTCCTACCAGCTCGCCCTCGACCTGGGCGCCGACGTCGTCGAGCAGGACCTGGTCCCGACCCGGGACGGCCACCTGGTGTGCCGTCACGAGAACGAGATCGGCGGGACCACCGACGTCGCCGACCACCCCGCCTTCGCCTCCCGGCGCACCACCAAGTCCGTCGACGGGGTCTCCGTCACCGGCTGGTTCACGGAGGACTTCACCCTCGCCGAGCTGAAGACCCTGCGCGCGAAGGA of the Streptomyces sp. NBC_01294 genome contains:
- a CDS encoding lysophospholipid acyltransferase family protein, which gives rise to MRMMFRTRVEGIENIPGSGPVILAGNHLTFIDSMILPLVCDRTVHFIGKDEYVTGKGIKGRLMAWFFTGSGMIPVDRDGANGGVAALMTGRRILEEGKIFGIYPEGTRSPDGRLYRGRTGIARLTLMTGAPVVPFAMIGTDKLQPGGAGMPRPGRVTVRFGEPMEFSRYEGMDRDRYVLRAVTDSVMAEVMRLSGQEYVDMYATKAKAA
- a CDS encoding HAD domain-containing protein — its product is MKPLLLIDVDGPLNPYAAKAQRRPGGYSTHRMRPRGWTEAESAKPLRVWLNHGHGAELLALADAYELVWATTWKDEANDWIAPHLGLPRLPFIDWPVMHGRAPRGTFWKTQYILEYAGERPFAWIDDDITAMDREYVDQYHPAQTLLLRIDEQIGLTRTDFDALADWAA
- a CDS encoding membrane-associated oxidoreductase, yielding MEINDLTPAERRVWEAFPRGDGVDFREHPDDSSVDGAGWGPERTVRAEVLRALLLGAGRAEEGRVAGLKIKGARIVGKLDLRYAVVDHPIRLRDCWFERKPLLYGAQLKALVLGYSTLPGLTAATVRVDVVLRLSCCRITGPVRLQGAKISGGLFLQGAVVGPTTGEEADEPPLQLNHVEIGTDIIANDLTVHGQLRLNGAVVGGQISLDNARLLHPGGIALHAETLAVGTDLRAHRLEARGMVNLTGARIPGQLNLARAVFANPGDTALRASSCAVGEVWLRGCDRIQGMVNLRRSQFDMLHIPPETWPEQIRIDGLTYRTLAPHLPAEERLPALEREESGYLPYAYEQLAAAYRTAGDEAAARTVQLAKLRRHRRTLPRHARVWGLLQDVTVGYGFRPLRAAGWLLALLLTGTIAYWIERPRPLKAGEAPDFNPVFYTLDLMVPIISFGQEQAFAPTGWHQWLSYLLIVTGWILATTTAAGVSRSLQRQ
- a CDS encoding TetR/AcrR family transcriptional regulator produces the protein MAMDRDQVLRDAAALLSRKSTATMDEVARAAGIGRATLHRHFAGRDALVRALEELGIREFEVAFDNARLDEGTAVEALRRLVAEAESNAGLLAFLVTENQLFEGDEVNEGWARLDARVTALFRRGQEEGDIRIDLSPAWLTEALYGLIGSCAWAVMDGRVAAKDFQYMIIELLLGGARRSVEK
- a CDS encoding MFS transporter gives rise to the protein MSRTEQLSRQTGVEGKSRGRWLALSVLVLAVLLVAVDATVLGLATPSLSEDLKPSGTQLLWIGDIYSFVIAGLLVSMGSLGDRIGRKKLLLIGATAFGAVSVLNAYATSPEMMIVARALLGVAGATLMPSTLALIRNIFHDPKERSLAIGIWGATASAGAAVGPVVGGALLQHFWWGSVFLINLPVMIALVLVGIKLLPESKNPVAGPWDLVSVGLSLVGVIGVVYAVKEAATHGLTWEVALSALLGAGALYAFVRRQFTLPSPLLDMRLFKHRGFSGAVLADLLTVFGLSGLVFFLSQFLQLVQGRDPLEAGLAELPAAIGAVATGLVAGRYARRYSVRTVVAGGLAAIGLALAVLTVVHKESGYPLLGAALLFVGLGAGFSFTVTADVILSSVPKEQAGSASAVSETAYELGAALGIALLGSIVTGVYQGFTAPASVAGPVADAAHESLGGAVEAAKALDPHTAGQMVGAAQEAFVDGLRLASGVGAAVLLATAAAAWFLLKGQRLQDGIEH